ATCCTTCTCCAACCCTTGCTGCTTTCTCCGGAAGCCACCGAAACGGCATCGTTGGACGACGCTGGAGCCGCTTCAAGAAAGCTGAGCAGCACCTTGGTGAACCGGACCAGAAAATCAACCTCACGAGCAGTGTTAGGGTTCGTGATCGAAAAGCATCGGATCTTTTCCTTCTCCAGAATCTTTCTCAGGACCTCCACGAGTTCTCCGGCGACTTTGAGTTTGTACAGCGCAAGGAGTGAGGCGGCGGCGTTATGCAAATGCAATCGGAGCGCCGTTTCGTCGGAACCGCCGGCCATTGAGATGTAGGGCTCCGAGGTCTTCATGAGTGAGGATTCCGATGAGCGGAGGTGAGTTAGCACCTGGAGTAGCTTCTTTGCCTTAAGCCTGTCTGAATCCATGGATTCTCCGGCGACGATCTGACCGGAAATTGGCTCTGTTGCTCTCGCCATTTGAGTGGGTGGGACTGTTGGACTCATGCGTGGATTTAACCCTTTATAGAGGGCTTTGTGGTCATTTCATGCGTGGGACGGTCAGTCACGGACTCACGCCCCAATCTGTTATGCCACGTAGGATTCTTTTGGCGGGAATTAGGATCGTCCCCGTTTTTTTTTTTTTCTACAGAGAAGTTTCTAGGTGGCAGTGAGGATTTTTAGTATCACAGTGTATCTTCACGTATAATAATAAATGGTCAGGATTATAGTAAATAATATAAAAATATGATGATCAAATATATGAATTGTTATAAACGGTTAAGGTTGCGTCGTGTAAATACACGTCATGCGTACAATAATTTCTAGAAAAAGTTGCCCTATATGCATATTTTTTTTCTTTTTAAAAGGTTAAAGACTATAAATTTATGTTCGTGATTGTTGTTGTTTGCGAAAATTAAAAAAAAAAGAGACTTTTGTACTAAAAGACTAAGGTTGTGTTGTTAAATTTATGTTCGTGATGTCCGAATTAACACACATTCATTAGTTTTATACTTTCATAATTGTCATATCTATATATCTTACAATGTGAAGCGTGGAGTTATCCCAATATTTAATCTTAACATTTTATACATGAAGATCATAGTCAATCCCGCGCCGATATTGGATCCATATAAAGCTCTATATCCATATTTGATCAGGAAGTCAATTCCACAGGAATTGGGTGAGATATAATTGATAGTACGTCCAAGTTGAATATGGAGTATGGACTGCCCTCGACTACTATAAAAAAACTAAAAAGGGGTCATGACCAGAAACATACACCCACTCAAATTAAGTCTCAAACCGCAAATTACATTGCTCTCTCTATCTCTTTGATCCGTGGCCAAAGCTAGTAATTAACTACCAACAATGGACGTTGAAGCTCGGATGAAGATCGTTGATCAGGATTTGAACCTCCTTAGAACTTTACAATCACAAGGCCGCCGTTGCCGTAGCGGAGATGTGTCATTACATATCAAAACTCTTGAAAAGGAGCTAATTGCTCTTGACATCATCAACAAGATTGACCATGAATTGGAAAGATTCAAGGAACTGGATCTAATCCCTGTTGCTGGCAGCATTGATACGGCAGCAAACGACCTCAAGAGGGCTCGAAAACTGCTCGTCGAAGAGTAAGTACTATACCAAGATTTCCACTCGATCGATTAGCTTAAAAATTGAAGCACGAATTATATGTTTAACATATTAATGATTGAGTTTCTTTGTTTGCAGACAGACTTCACTGGCAAGTAAAACTAGCTGTTCCAGCCTCCTCTGCAGCAGCATGAACATTAAGGATGCATTCCGGAAGCTAAAAGCCCTAGAATCCAATTATTCTGACAATCTTTTAAGTGATATAAATATTAGTTCTGCAATAGATCATCTTGAGAGCGCTGATGAAGATGTCAAGTTACTGCTGACCCAGACTAAGGCCTTTGACGGAATGACCGAATGGTGCGTCGCCAAAGTGGAGAGCTTTTTCAATAGATTACTTAGTTAACCAAGAGAAATTCTACGGTACCCACCTGATACCCATATTTACATATATGACAACAAATTTATTCTCATTGTAATAAAATGAGTTATTTGTGTGATAATTTTAGTTATATAAGAGGTAATTAAGTACCTTATCAATGACGATATTTTTACAAGTTTATGAATAAATTGTTGTTAATGTGATAAATTGGTTCAATTATATGTAAATGCGTAAAATAAATTAGGTAACTTTGTTGTCAGTGTTGTGAATTTGAGTATACAAAATTGTAATTTTTGTTCAATTAGTTGTAAATGAGTGTATATATAGACATTTGAATACTTTTGGATAACCAAAACACCAAAAATCAGGAAAAGATTCCCAAAGCGAGATGAGATGCAAACGTGTGTGTGTCTATATATAAATTTGATGACTGTAATTCTACTGCTGTAATGCTACTGTGTATAAGATGAGAGTAACGTGCCAACGTTTATATAAGAACACTTCCTCTCAAATTTGATTCTGTGTGTCTATATACAATTCGATTATACAACGGTAGCGGTTACAACTTCCAACAGAAATGGCCAAGAAAACATTAAGATGCATGCGTATGCGTTTAATTTGACTGAAGTAGTAGAGTGTAGTATACTACCTTCTAACTCGAACTTCATTTCGTGGATCTAGCATACCCTGATAGTCGATCAAGGCCTTAAGTTTTTCCTGTTTCTTGAACTCGAAAAGTTCCTAATGGTGGTGCAGAATCATGAGGCTGCTTCTAATTATATGAAGGCGGTGATTATGATGGTGATTACCCAGATTTTGTGTTCTGTAATGATCATAATGTACAAGCTGGTTGCAGTGACTGGGGCGAACTTGAATGTTCTCGTTGCCTATCGACTCGTGTTTTCAGCTGCCTTTATGGTTCCACTGGCTCTGATATACGAACGGTACATTACATATCATATTTCTCCTTCGATTCGATCATTTCTTTTCACTAATTGTAGAATAAACTTCATAATCATGCTATATATCACTGCTATTTGTTTTGTAATAATCAGGAAAAGCAGACCAAAACTTACTTGGGTTGTGTTGTTTCAAGCATTTCTCTGCGGCCTATTTGGGTAAGTTTTTCGTTTAAATTAAATTCTAAATAAAAAAAATCTAAATTAAATATCAATCTAATATCTCAATTCGATTCTTGCAGGGCTGCTTTGTCACAAAACTTGTACATTGTGGGTCTCGCCCTCGCATCACCCACATTTCTTGCAGCCATCTCCAATCTCTCCCCAGCCATTACCTTCTTGGTTGCTCTATGTTTTCGGTAGATATATACATATACATTTTACAATATATATGCTACCTGACCACTTCTTTAGTCTCGTTTGCACATTTTGGAAAAATCTGATTATCTTTACTGTTGGATTATTTTGTTTGTAATATTATTGTGAATGATGGATGATATGATGATTATGATCTGCAGGCAGGAGAAGTTGATCATGGGATTTTCTGGCATAGTCAAAATTGCTGGAACCGTGGTTGGAATAGGAGGAGCATTGCTTTTTACTTTCTACCGAGGACCTATATTTACCATTTGGTCCACTCATATTGACCTTCTACGGCAATTTCACAACAGTAGTAGCTTCTCATCATCATCCTCAAGCCACATGAACAATCCTGCATTGGGATTTCTGGCAGGCTTCGGCAGCATCTTGTGCTTCTCATTATGGCTCATAGTTCAGGTTATTTTTCGTAGTTCAACATGTCACAAATAAAGCACAGGATCTACCAAACAATATCTCTGCACTATTATTCTTGCTTTTAGAAAATGATCTCATGGATTTAAATTTGCCGCAGGGGAAGATGAGCAAAAGATATCCTTTCCCTTACTCGAGCACGGCTCTGATGTGCATCATGGGATCCATCCAGAACGTTATTTTCGCGCTTTGCGTGGAGAGAGATCGGAATCAATGGAAGATGGGTTGGGATATTAGGTTGTGGACAGCTGCATATTCGGTACAATACTTGCTGGAATTTTGCTATCTAAGTATTTTGTGTATCTGACATATTCATGCTCACATGGTTCATACTTTATAGTAACATCATGCAGGGAATCGTGGTTTCCGGAGTGAGCATGGTTTTGATGTCTTGGTGTGTACAAAAGCGAGGGCCACTTTTTGTGTCAAGCTTTAATCCACTTACCCTGTTGATGGTAGCCCTTGCTAGTTCCTTGTTGTTGGGAGAAAAATTTAGCCTCGGAAGGTATATAAATCCGTATCATATATACTGTTGTCGAGACACTAAAAGTACAAGAACTAAACAGTGTTTAATCCTATATAGTAAACTTTCATTTCCGAAACTGTGTCTTGTTGAAGTTGTCGATAATGTGTGTATTTTGGTCGATTGTTTTCGACAGTATGTTAGGAGGAGTTCTAATTGTGTGCGGGTTATACATGGTGCTCTGGGGAAAAAGCAAAGAAGGATCATCATTGCTTGTACTACCCTCATCGACAATAGCTCCCAAGGATTCCGAGTTCATAGATAGCGTTCCGGTCCCGGCGAGTGTTGGATGAGGCAGCAAATAGATCTGGTTACTGAAACTTTGATTCTGGGGGATGTATTCTAGTTTAGAGACTTGAATGTTGACAGGTTTTACTGTAGACTTGAACGTATGTAGTGTTTGTAACGTACAGGATCCGACTAGGTTGATGATCTGTGATATGCAATTATGCATGGTTTGACTTGAACATAATCAACCTTCCAATTCTAAGTAAATGTCCAGAAGGGATTACCAAGCCATGATATTTGAAATACCATCTTCTAATTAACTTCAACGTATGTTCATGGAATGAAGACCAAAATTGAAAACCTAAATTTTGATCGATTTCAGCAAAGGATGTTGAGTGAATGTTCAATCACATTATAGACATTGATCTTACAATGCTCAAGAAGTTAGATTGAAACCTAAATTCCAATCTAGAATTACTCAGATATTTTTCCAATTGAAGTCTGTTGTATTTGAAAGTAGTTAAGAAAGTTAGGGGTAACGTATTTAGCAGTAAAAATGTAAAAAGCTACAATAATATATCGAATAATCGAGTGGGATATTAATAATAAGTGATTTGACCAAGGCAAGAAAGTGCCAATTAACGATAAGTAAAATTATTACAAGACAGAGAAAATCGAGCTAGCAGTTAACCTCTCCCCTCCCTCTGTCTCAATTCTCAAAGCTGTTTTTACCTTAATTACTTCCTTAATTCATTTCCAATAAGGAGGAAACAGAGGCAGTATGACATCAGCGCTGACATCGCTTTTTGAACTTCTTTTCACTATTTACCACGATGAACACCAAGCTACAGCACTCTATATGTATACAACAGCTGGCTGTAACAAATCATCCACCTCACCTCTTTCTCTCCCTCACTCTCTCTTTCTCAAAGCTCCTAACTCCTAAGGATGGAGAATGAAGAAGCCTCTTTTTGTTTGAAGCCAGTGATTATGATGGTTGTGACCCAAATTTCATATTCTGTGATGAACATATTGTACAAACTGGTTGCAGTTTCCGGCATGAACTTGATTGTTTTCGTTGCCTACCGCCTGATGTTTTCAGCTGCCTTTTTGGTTCCGTTGGCTCTAATACAGTAATACTCGAAAGGTACAATCTACATTATTTGTTCCTACAATTCTACATTTCTTCCTCCTGATTTCCTCTTATACACATATCTTTAATACTCTAATACATATATTCTGTAATTCTGAAACCAGGAAGAGCAGGCTAAAACTCACTTGGACTGTGTTGTTTGAAGCTTTTATCATCGGCTTATTTGGGTAAGTCGTATGTAATTATATATTCCTTAACCAAAAAGGAAAACAGAAATGTTCTCTTGATATCCGAATTAAGTTGGATAATTAAATTGATGATTCATTTCAATTGTTGCAGGGGAACCATGACACAGATTTTATACATGCAATGTCTTGCACTGACATCACCCACATTTGTTTCAGCCATGCTCAATCTTCTGCCGGGCATCACCTTCGTGATAGCTCTATGTTTTAGGTACATATACATTTTTGCATTCACCTCTACAATCCCTCAAGACTCGTAATACGTACTTAAAAAAAATATGTACATGTGATGGATCATCTGATCAGGTTGGAGAAGTTGAATTTTGGATCCAAATCCTATTCTAGCATAGCCAAAATCGTCGGGACTGTTATGGGGATAGGAGGGGCAATGCTTTCTACTTTCTACCGAGGGCCTGTATTTACCGTCTGGTCGACTCATATTGACCTTCAGAACAGTAGTAGCGTGCCATTGTCACCCCACAGGAGCAGTCCTGTGTTGGGATTCTTGGCTGGCCTCGGATCCTCGGTTTGCTTCGCAACATGGCTCATAGTTCAGGTCATTCAAAACAAATTGAGCATGGGGCCGGATCAGCTGATTAACATGTGCATGTATTGTGACTGTTAAAGTCTGTGTATATGGAAAAAATTAAGGGATTTCCATTGGTATGCAGGCAAAGATGAGCAAGATATATCCGTGTCCTTACTCAAGCACAGCGCTGATGTCTTGCATGGGATCTATTCAGTCTGTGATTTTGGCGATTTGCCTGGAGAGGGATTGGAATCAATGGAAGCTTGGTTTACAGCTGCCTATTCGGTAACAATTACTCAACTAACTAATTATGCATCGTTTACTCGCGTGTGCTTTATATTGACATTGTGAAGTTGTGTTTGTGCACCATGTAGGGAATTGTGGTTTCGGGACTGGCAGCGGTTATGATGTCTTGGTGTGTACAAAAGCGAGGACCGTTGTTTGTGGCAGTTTTCTATCCGCTTACGCTTTTGATGGTGGCAATTGCTGGTTCCTTGTTCTTGGAGGAAAAGTTCACCCTCGGACGGCAAGTACTTGTATATTTGTGTCGCCTTCATTTTGGTTCTAAAATTGTGAACTAATGTTGATCTCTGTATGTGTTTCTTTGTCATGGTCACAGTGTATCAGGAGGAGTTCTAATTGTGTGCGGACTGTACTTTGTGCTATGGGGAAAAAGCAAAGGAAGGCCAACAATAGCGCCCCATGCTTCTCAGACATCTTTAGAAATCGTTCCATGTATACATTCTATTGTATGAGGTGCAACGATTATGAAAATGTCCGAGACAAACTGAACTGGATTGTTCGAAACAGGAAGATGTTTTGTTATTGCTCTTAGAAGTGGGCAATATTATTAACAAAAAAAGATGGAAGATTATAAAGAAAAGATCATTCTGAATACCAGTTTCGCACAACCAAGAAAATTAATACAATTCAACAATGATTTCACAAAAGGGTAAACATGATTTCACAGAAGGTATAAGCACCATAAATATGAAAGAATTACCCTATTGATCAGGATTTAAAACACCTTAGAACTTTACAATTGGTTCCATTGCGGCGATGAACTGTCTAAAATAACTTCCAGAAGCTAATAAGCTCCCAAAAAGGGAAGCAGTGCGCAAGCGAGGCTTACCTTTCCCTTCTCATCTTCATGTAGTCATCTACTGCTACCAAGTCTTGTTTGCATATAAAATCACTAATGCCTTCCACATCATCTTTCCCATACAGCAGATCATCGATTTCATTCTCACCGGAATATTCCCCTGGATCATCAGTAATAGTACTGCTACCAGCCGGAGAAGTTGGCCGTGGCAGCAAAGTGGTTTCTTTCTTCTGTACCCTGACACTTCTGCTACCGGCACCACTAATAACACTTAACGAAACTTCTCCGGCCATGAAAGCAACAGTAAATAGGTTGTATGTCTGTTGTAGCAGTGAAATCAAAGTTTCGGACTGTATATTGAGAATAGGGTTTTAACTCGGAAGAGAGTTCTTGTAGGCTTGGGATTACAAAGTAACAAAACTGCTAGATTTCAACCCTTCTTTTCCGGACCAAATGACCGTATCCACCAACATTGCTAAAGAAGGTGATCTTTCTTTTTCCCATAACTCAAAGGGATTGTTCCAATACACACCGAAAAGGGATAAACTCTTCCTATTTAGGTCTAATATATATTGTTTGATGTCTTCAGCAAAATGTATAGATGATAACTTCTGATGTATGTAATCCAATCATTTGACAACAATGAGGAACTCGCACATTAAATCCCTACTGAAATATTATGATACTTGTAAAGCAGTACTACAATGCCTGCATTTCCATATTAGTATGCCCATTGTTGCTAGTAGAGGATGGTGCAGCAGAGTCCTCGTTGTTGTTGTCATCAGCAGGCTTGTTCATCTGTTGAACAGGAGGAGGGTTGACGACAGTCATTGGCATCACAGAACTTTCGGAAAGACGGCCCTTCATCTCCCTGTGCTCCTGACACAAGGCACACCAGTGCAGGCAGCAGTGGACCAAGCAAGGGTCACATGGCGAGTTCTGCAATCAACAACAGAATTAAGCAAGCTTTTGGCTCAAAGGAATGTATTCTCATGGAACGAATTGAGCACTGGGTAAACAAAATAACTACCTTGAGATGATACTTTTTCTGCAAGGATTGCCGAACAAGACCTGTATACACTCCACACATCCACCATGCAAACACCAGACCCTCGCAGATAAGAAATGAAGTTCTTGGCTCAACACCATAGAAGATTGCAGTGGCTGCTGCAACAGCCATGCCACCTTCAACAAAAATGGCATGACAAATGCACGGTGTGGTCCATGGCACATCATCTCTTAAGTTTTCAACATTACGCCCAAACTGAACACAGGGGCAAAATAGCCCTGTCAAGCCTGTGAAGGTAAAGAATGACAGTGTTTATTCTTATAATCATCACTATATGTTGCTAATAATAACATATATGGATAACTACTGTAGATTGCAGCAAAACAGAAGTGGAACTAGAGCTCAGTTACACAATGCAAGAGAAAGGAAGTTTGTACTTGGTAATCAGACGGCTACTGTAAACCACTGAATTGGCATAAATATCCTACTTCATCAAGTTAAAGGTTGAAATTAGAGCCTAACGCTGATATATACAATAACATATTTGTAACGCTGCATTGCTAAACTTATCCTACTTTGTAAGGCAAGCACAACATGCAGTCCTGAGCACTTAATATTCCCGAGGAAAACCAAAACAGATGTAAATAACATGAAACTGAAAATTGAACAACCCTGTCTAACCATCAGATTTAAAGCTACCCTATCTTGAAGCACAAGAAATGAAATCTCATATCAACTTACAACTGTCTCTATCTTCGGCGCAGCCAAAAATCCCAGTCGTCCAAGGCTCATCGGCAGGCGGCTGAAAGCTCTCCGGCAAAGGCTGTCCACATTCATTACACTTCTGAACATTCAACTGCGCCCCGTAATACACACATTATTAGTCACACATCCATATATACAATAACTTAAATCCAAAATCCTCCATCCTATCGAAAACCACGCGCAATCCACACCGTAAAATCACAATCCAACTCATATCCTACATAATCCACATCCAAATCCTCACACGCATCCCTGATCTATAATCATGAGCAATTTCTAGATCCAAGAAAATTAAAAAAATAATAGAAAATTCGACTTTTCATCTAGTAAATCAGCTCAATTATATCCGATTATCGCAACATTACACTAACACAATCGATAACCTTCGATTTCACCTCTAATTCATTTCATGAAAAAAGAAAGGTGAAATTCTAGAAAGATCGAACAGGAGAGAGAGAGAGAGAGAGAGACGATACCTGAGGAACTTCGATGGGCTGATTGAGCTCGCCGGGCGTAATGTCCTCCTGAAGCGGCGCCTGATCTTTCGTCAGCTTCACATAGCGCGAGTGACCGCCGCCGTCCGCCATCAAAATGCAGCGGAAATGAGATCGGGGAATTCGGGGAGTCAACTCTAGGTTTCGGGTCGGGTTTGGGTCTCCGACTTTGGGTTTCTTCAGAGGTAAGATCAACTCGTCTCTCTCAGTCTTTCTCTAGTCTAATCTATCTCTCTTCGGATTCAGATTTATAGTTTGGATTGACGGTTTAATTTACAGGTGGACCACTCGTTTTGCGTTACCTCTTGGTAATTTCCGTGGTGATATACGACATGCCGTCTTGATTCGGTTCAGGAATTTGGGCTACGTCTGTACTAGTATCGAGGTCCAATTAATTGTTTACTGCAACCAGGCCCAGTATCAGGCCCAAATTTCTTATATATTTCTTGAAATTCCATTCGTTGAACCTGTCTTCGATGTGGGATTAGAAGAAAGTGTGCGTATGTATTTTGATTTCAATCCTTTAGTAAAGAAACTTTTCTTTCTTTGTTTCTTTATAAAACGAACAGGAAAGTATTGGAGAAAATCATAAGCATGCCAAATGTAATAGAGGATTACAAATGTTGAAGGCTTGAAGTTGCCTATTTTTGTGATCATACATTAGAGGTAAAACAAAAACTTTGACAGCAGATAAGTCCAAATGGCATATGGTCCTTATAGACATTAGTTTACAGTAGCAAGACTCATCCGGATAAGATGCATCCATACCTCAACTTTGAACACAAAAAACACCAAGAAATTTCACAGTTACAGTTTGCATTTTCAAAGCTCAGCTAGCTCGGTTTTACTCGGCTATGGTGGGAGTCTTATGAGGGCCAATTTCTATACCAGCCGGACCAAGCAGAGACCAATCCACTGATACCAAGAGTGACAGTGTGGTTGCAGAATGGATTAGGCTCGATATCAGCAAGTGCAATAAACAAGTCTGCAACATTAGCTGCCACAGCCATTAGCCTCATCACCCTGTCACTTCTAATCTTTCTTAAGCTCTCATTCTTCTTCTCAATGGACTTGTCCTCCAAACTCATAACCTTCCTCTCTTGCTCGAGCCCTTCTTTTAGCGCGATAAAATCAGACACAATGAAGAAAATGTACCCAAAGGACTCACCAAATGCGGATATGAAGCTCATCTTTCTAGCCAAACTTGGGTCTAAAGTCCCAATTTTTGACAACCAAAGAAAATGGTCAAAAAAGAAGTATATCATCTCACCAGCATTAGCAAGAACAGCCAAGAACCTAAGAGTCGGCGTTGAGCCAGGGCTACGTCTCATTGCGTTGAATCCAGTGAGAAACCTTCCAGTCCGAAAAGCCTTTCGGCTAAGGCCAGACGAAACCTCCCACTGCTTGAACCTCTCGGCCATCTTCGGGTTAGTGGACTCGACATGCCAGTGCACAAGCTTGGAGACATATTGGAACGTCTTGACAAGCTTGTCTATGCCATCTCTCTTTGCTAGGAAGATGACTAGCTTGTCTACTGTGTCATTCATGGTTGGAGAGAGCAGAGGGTTTGTGTTGGATTACTTGAAGAAACAAAACTAAGGAGCACCACAAAAGCTTTGAGGATTTTGGATATGATGACACCCATATATACTTGTGGTTGGACCTTGTTATGCTTCTTGCTACCAGTAGTTTCTATGCCATATGTTTTCATTCGTGAAATTTCAACATTAGGCATTCTTATCTTTAGCAGATTTGTAGCTTAAGGTCATGAAAACTTGTTTAGTTTTCTTCACTAATTTTTGTCATAGATTGTAGAGAACAAAACAATAATCATATTTAGGTCATGAAAACTAAACAATAATCATTCACTTGAATGTACCAAAAGAAATGAATTAATATAAGCTATTTGAACTACCATTTACTTTCGAAGAGAATAAATGTTATTGTTCTCATAAATGTGTGCCATAAGCACCCTGATAATTGTGTATTACAGACTGTATTGACAAAGGTGAATACCATAAGAACGTAGAGTATATCACTCAGAAAATGGCTTCTGTTTCTACCAGTGAAATTTCAATTGCATTAGGCGACTCATTTTACCCTGCACAAACATTTCCTTGCTATGAGAACTATAGAAAAGCAATACAGTATTCATTCTGCACACTATAACTGGCAGTTACCTCCATTCACCGATACCATTTTACATCCACTATCAAAAGGCCTTGAGAAAGTCCCACCAGATAGACAGAATTGTGATCCAGAACTTGAACTCCAAAGCTACCTAATTCACATGATAATGTAATTCACATATTTACCATTCATTTTGTCGTTGGTCTATTCATCCAACTGTCTAGGACTGAAAACGAATGCTTGAACCAGCACCCGCTTCATGATTAGATTTCCATGTCCTAAGAGGTGGTGATGAGAGGACAAAGTGAGTTTTGAAAATTGGAAAGCTAGGAGGACTAAACCAGACAAAACCAAACCAATTTTTTCTATAGCATGTATAAAGAATCCCTAAATACCTTAAAAAGAGGTAGCAAAGCATCACATTGTATGATTGGCATCTTCCGTATCCGTCCCAGTTAAACCATATACCACATGAGCAGCATTTGCAATTTGCAATTTGCAATAAAGTGGTTAAAACTCAATACCAGAAAGAAGAGGGAGGAAATCAGCTAAGTTTTCTTGAGGAAGAAAATATAGGATATATGTATATATGTTACCTCATCAATGATTAAATAGCATTTCCTCTCCCAGCTGCCGTGTCAATCATGCATACAATTTGGGTCTGAAGTCTTAAGTATGTGATAACAAAGAAGTAGCCAACAACAACTTACCCATCAAAAATGGATACGAGACTCTGAAAACAATTCCTTGATAAATTTCATACAGAAACAAGAAAAATTATCTCATCCCAATTCAAATAAATTATAAATGAGTTACAATAGTAAATATTACCTACCTCAACCCTTTTCTGCGCTAATAATATTGATGAAATGGAGTTGATATAGTCTCAACAAAAGCTGTGAGATGGCAAAGAAACGTTTCACCCATGATGACAAAATAGTTCAAAACTCCAAATGCACATGTTCATCATAAACCTTAGAGATATGAAATCTACCTCAATAAATTTCAAAGCTCAGACATCTATCTACACAACTCATTA
Above is a window of Fragaria vesca subsp. vesca linkage group LG7, FraVesHawaii_1.0, whole genome shotgun sequence DNA encoding:
- the LOC101308919 gene encoding auxin-induced protein 5NG4-like, with product MKAVIMMVITQILCSVMIIMYKLVAVTGANLNVLVAYRLVFSAAFMVPLALIYERKSRPKLTWVVLFQAFLCGLFGAALSQNLYIVGLALASPTFLAAISNLSPAITFLVALCFRQEKLIMGFSGIVKIAGTVVGIGGALLFTFYRGPIFTIWSTHIDLLRQFHNSSSFSSSSSSHMNNPALGFLAGFGSILCFSLWLIVQGKMSKRYPFPYSSTALMCIMGSIQNVIFALCVERDRNQWKMGWDIRLWTAAYSGIVVSGVSMVLMSWCVQKRGPLFVSSFNPLTLLMVALASSLLLGEKFSLGSMLGGVLIVCGLYMVLWGKSKEGSSLLVLPSSTIAPKDSEFIDSVPVPASVG
- the LOC101304622 gene encoding cell number regulator 6-like, translated to MADGGGHSRYVKLTKDQAPLQEDITPGELNQPIEVPQLNVQKCNECGQPLPESFQPPADEPWTTGIFGCAEDRDSCLTGLFCPCVQFGRNVENLRDDVPWTTPCICHAIFVEGGMAVAAATAIFYGVEPRTSFLICEGLVFAWWMCGVYTGLVRQSLQKKYHLKNSPCDPCLVHCCLHWCALCQEHREMKGRLSESSVMPMTVVNPPPVQQMNKPADDNNNEDSAAPSSTSNNGHTNMEMQAL
- the LOC101309204 gene encoding auxin-induced protein 5NG4-like; this encodes MENEEASFCLKPVIMMVVTQISYSVMNILYKLVAVSGMNLIVFVAYRLMFSAAFLVPLALIQKSRLKLTWTVLFEAFIIGLFGGTMTQILYMQCLALTSPTFVSAMLNLLPGITFVIALCFRLEKLNFGSKSYSSIAKIVGTVMGIGGAMLSTFYRGPVFTVWSTHIDLQNSSSVPLSPHRSSPVLGFLAGLGSSVCFATWLIVQAKMSKIYPCPYSSTALMSCMGSIQSVILAICLERDWNQWKLGNCGFGTGSGYDVLVCTKARTVVCGSFLSAYAFDGGNCWFLVLGGKVHPRTAMYQEEF
- the LOC101305219 gene encoding peroxisomal membrane protein 11B-like, which translates into the protein MNDTVDKLVIFLAKRDGIDKLVKTFQYVSKLVHWHVESTNPKMAERFKQWEVSSGLSRKAFRTGRFLTGFNAMRRSPGSTPTLRFLAVLANAGEMIYFFFDHFLWLSKIGTLDPSLARKMSFISAFGESFGYIFFIVSDFIALKEGLEQERKVMSLEDKSIEKKNESLRKIRSDRVMRLMAVAANVADLFIALADIEPNPFCNHTVTLGISGLVSAWSGWYRNWPS